In Pleurocapsa sp. PCC 7319, the following are encoded in one genomic region:
- the ffh gene encoding signal recognition particle protein encodes MFDALADKLDDAWKKLRGQNKISKANIQDTLKEVRRALLSADVNLQVVKAFIADVEEKALGEGVISGVNPGQQFIKIVYDELVKVMGESNVPLAQAEQSPTVILMAGLQGTGKTTATAKLALYLRKQERSCLMVGTDVYRPAAIDQLLTLGNQIDVPVFEMGTDADPVEIARQGIAKAKELGVDTVIVDTAGRLQIDDDMMGELSHIKKTIKPDDILLVVDAMTGQEAANLTYAFHEQIGITGAILTKLDGDSRGGAALSVRQVSGQPIKFVGVGEKVEALEPFYPDRLASRILNMGDVLTLVEKAQEEIDLADVEKMQSKIMEAKFDFNDFIKQMRLLKNMGSLGGVLKLIPGMGKISGSDLAKGETQLKRTESMINSMTKNEKTNPELLAQSPSRRRRVAKGSGFEEKDVTKLVKDFTKMRSMMQNMGRGMPGMGMPGMGMGMPGMGGGMPGMGMPGMDGYPGQGRRKKKKKKKKGFGSL; translated from the coding sequence ATGTTTGATGCTCTAGCGGATAAGTTGGATGATGCGTGGAAAAAACTGCGTGGTCAGAATAAAATATCCAAAGCCAATATTCAAGATACCCTCAAGGAAGTACGACGAGCTCTTTTGTCGGCAGATGTAAATCTTCAGGTCGTGAAAGCCTTTATTGCCGATGTCGAAGAAAAAGCACTAGGAGAAGGCGTTATCTCAGGAGTCAATCCTGGACAACAATTCATCAAAATTGTTTACGATGAATTAGTCAAGGTAATGGGGGAAAGCAATGTCCCTTTAGCGCAAGCAGAGCAATCTCCCACTGTGATTTTAATGGCTGGGTTACAGGGAACAGGTAAAACTACTGCTACTGCTAAATTAGCCCTGTATTTACGTAAACAAGAGCGTTCTTGCCTGATGGTGGGAACTGATGTCTATCGTCCTGCGGCGATCGATCAGTTGCTGACTCTAGGGAACCAAATTGATGTTCCTGTGTTTGAGATGGGAACAGATGCTGACCCCGTAGAAATTGCTCGTCAAGGAATTGCTAAAGCCAAAGAGCTTGGTGTTGACACAGTAATCGTCGATACTGCTGGGCGACTTCAAATAGATGATGACATGATGGGAGAGCTATCCCACATTAAGAAGACCATCAAACCTGATGATATTCTGCTAGTGGTTGATGCCATGACAGGTCAGGAGGCAGCTAACCTAACCTATGCCTTTCATGAACAAATTGGCATCACAGGAGCAATTCTAACCAAACTAGACGGTGATAGTCGTGGTGGTGCGGCGTTATCGGTAAGACAAGTATCAGGACAACCAATTAAGTTCGTTGGGGTAGGAGAGAAAGTTGAAGCCCTAGAACCTTTTTATCCTGACCGCTTGGCATCCCGTATCCTTAATATGGGTGATGTCTTAACTCTTGTCGAAAAAGCTCAAGAAGAAATTGATTTGGCTGACGTCGAAAAGATGCAGTCCAAAATCATGGAGGCTAAGTTCGATTTCAACGACTTCATTAAGCAAATGCGCCTCCTCAAAAATATGGGTTCTTTGGGAGGAGTTCTCAAGCTAATTCCTGGGATGGGAAAAATTAGTGGTTCAGATTTAGCTAAGGGAGAAACCCAGCTCAAGCGTACTGAGTCCATGATTAACTCCATGACTAAGAACGAAAAAACTAATCCCGAATTATTAGCTCAGTCCCCAAGTCGTCGTCGTCGGGTAGCCAAAGGTTCTGGTTTTGAGGAAAAGGACGTAACTAAACTGGTCAAAGACTTTACTAAAATGCGTTCAATGATGCAGAATATGGGTCGCGGAATGCCTGGTATGGGAATGCCCGGCATGGGAATGGGAATGCCTGGTATGGGCGGTGGAATGCCTGGCATGGGAATGCCTGGTATGGATGGCTATCCCGGACAAGGCCGAAGGAAAAAGAAAAAGAAAAAGAAAAAAGGCTTCGGCTCATTGTAA
- the nblS gene encoding two-component system sensor histidine kinase NblS, with protein sequence MLTFITKIKEIIALWWSEFTLQTKLMAAATLVVSLIMSSLTFWAVNTIQLESNIKDTRFGSDLSILIASNAAPLVAEDDLTALANFSNRFYRSTSSIRYLIYADRSGSIFFGIPYSHAEIQNSLTIKRRIKLPDDYAQNSDLPFVRQHQTLNGQVTDVFVPLRHNGEYLGVLAVGINPNPTIVASSNLTRDVTIAVFITIWAMVILGNVFNALMITRPIKELLVGVRNIAAKNFQQRIDLPLRGELGELIASFNLMAEKLEKYEKQNIEELTSEKAKLETLVSTIADGAVLIDPEMQIILVNPTAKNIFGWGEDTIGDNVLHRLPAELTVKLTKPLYQMIDSKVELEGTETANEEESQSFPLLDVEKHHLPSKDEFRITLHQPVSRTIRVLLSRVVDGGNENIKGIAMTVQDITREVELNEAKSQFISNVSHELRTPLFNIKSFIETLSEYGEDLTEVQRREFLDTANHETDRLTRLVNDVLDLSRLESSRTYNLSEVDLNQPIEQTLRTCQLNAKDKGIELNQELQPKLPSVIGNYDLLLQVLTNLVGNSLKFTNSGGKVTVRAYETQAESNTIGQPAVRVEIIDTGIGISSEDKEAIFERFFRVENRVHTLEGTGLGLSIVRNIIEKHNSRVYIDSEVGVGTTFWFELPIYQAKVEEPNQTIGITDSQNN encoded by the coding sequence TTGCTGACCTTCATTACCAAAATCAAAGAAATTATTGCCCTCTGGTGGTCAGAGTTTACCCTTCAGACAAAATTAATGGCTGCGGCAACCCTAGTGGTTTCCTTAATTATGAGTAGTCTGACTTTTTGGGCAGTAAATACTATTCAACTAGAGTCCAATATTAAAGACACTCGTTTTGGTAGTGATTTGAGCATCTTAATTGCTTCCAACGCTGCTCCTTTAGTTGCTGAAGATGACTTAACAGCCTTAGCTAATTTTTCCAATCGTTTTTACCGTAGTACCTCTAGTATTCGCTATCTGATTTATGCTGATCGCTCGGGCAGCATATTTTTTGGTATCCCCTATTCCCATGCCGAAATACAAAATTCTCTCACAATTAAACGTCGCATCAAATTACCTGACGATTACGCTCAAAACAGTGATTTACCCTTTGTTAGACAACACCAAACTCTCAACGGACAGGTAACAGATGTTTTTGTGCCTTTAAGACATAATGGAGAGTACTTAGGGGTGTTGGCAGTGGGAATAAATCCCAACCCAACTATTGTCGCCTCATCTAATCTAACCAGGGATGTAACCATTGCAGTATTTATAACTATTTGGGCAATGGTGATCTTAGGTAACGTGTTTAATGCCCTAATGATTACCAGACCAATTAAAGAACTCTTGGTAGGTGTCAGAAACATCGCTGCGAAAAATTTTCAGCAACGCATTGACCTGCCATTGAGGGGAGAATTAGGTGAGTTGATTGCTAGTTTTAATCTGATGGCAGAAAAACTAGAAAAATATGAAAAACAAAATATCGAAGAATTAACCTCCGAAAAAGCCAAGCTCGAAACTCTAGTTTCTACTATTGCTGATGGAGCCGTGCTAATCGATCCTGAAATGCAGATTATTTTGGTTAATCCTACGGCTAAAAATATCTTTGGTTGGGGAGAAGATACCATTGGAGACAACGTTCTACACCGCCTTCCTGCGGAGTTAACGGTTAAATTGACCAAACCTCTCTATCAGATGATTGATAGTAAAGTCGAGCTAGAAGGAACAGAAACAGCTAATGAAGAAGAGTCTCAATCATTTCCCTTATTAGACGTTGAGAAACATCATCTTCCTTCTAAAGATGAATTCCGTATTACTCTCCATCAACCAGTATCGAGAACTATCCGGGTGTTACTCAGCCGAGTTGTAGATGGCGGTAACGAGAATATTAAGGGGATTGCAATGACTGTTCAAGATATTACTCGTGAGGTTGAGCTTAATGAGGCCAAAAGCCAATTTATTAGCAATGTATCCCATGAATTACGAACACCTTTATTTAATATTAAATCTTTCATTGAAACTCTATCGGAGTATGGTGAAGACTTAACTGAAGTTCAGCGACGGGAGTTTTTGGATACTGCCAATCACGAAACCGATCGCTTGACTCGTTTAGTCAATGATGTTTTGGATTTATCTCGTTTAGAGTCTTCTCGTACGTATAATCTGAGCGAAGTTGATTTAAATCAACCAATTGAGCAAACTCTAAGAACTTGTCAGCTAAACGCTAAAGACAAAGGAATTGAATTAAACCAGGAATTACAGCCCAAATTACCTTCTGTCATCGGTAATTATGATTTGTTATTACAAGTATTAACTAATCTTGTTGGTAATAGTCTTAAATTTACCAATTCAGGAGGTAAAGTTACGGTTCGAGCCTATGAAACCCAGGCAGAATCTAATACAATAGGTCAGCCTGCTGTGAGAGTAGAAATAATTGATACAGGAATTGGGATCTCATCCGAGGATAAAGAAGCTATCTTTGAGCGCTTTTTTAGGGTGGAAAATCGGGTTCATACTCTTGAGGGTACTGGTTTAGGTCTTTCTATCGTGAGAAATATTATTGAGAAACACAATAGTAGAGTTTATATCGACAGTGAAGTTGGTGTGGGAACTACTTTTTGGTTTGAGTTACCAATTTATCAAGCAAAAGTTGAAGAACCAAATCAAACAATTGGCATTACTGATAGCCAGAATAATTAG
- a CDS encoding phasin family protein, which produces MDKNDWLKQLLMVGIGTTSLVAEKIKEVSDEWVRDGKINPEQAKSFVDDLMSQLNTESGSVQKQAERQMKNMLQDLGVPRQAEMDELRGRIDRLERQVRDLENRNWR; this is translated from the coding sequence ATGGATAAGAATGATTGGCTTAAGCAGTTACTAATGGTAGGTATCGGTACGACTTCTCTGGTGGCGGAAAAAATCAAAGAAGTTAGTGATGAGTGGGTTAGGGACGGCAAGATTAATCCTGAACAAGCAAAATCATTTGTTGATGATCTGATGTCCCAGCTAAACACTGAATCAGGAAGCGTTCAAAAACAAGCAGAACGACAAATGAAGAATATGTTACAAGATTTGGGAGTGCCTCGCCAAGCTGAAATGGATGAGTTACGAGGACGTATCGATCGCTTAGAACGTCAAGTAAGAGATTTAGAAAATAGAAATTGGCGTTAG
- the argF gene encoding ornithine carbamoyltransferase codes for MKQLQGRDLLGTADLNPPEITSLLELARQLKSKELVIQCSKVLGLLFYKASTRTRVSFTVAMYRLGGQVIDLNPNVTQVGRGEPIEDTARVLDRYLDILAIRTYAQADLETFANYAQIPIINALTDLEHPCQILADLMTVQECFGSLPGKTLTYLGDGNNMAHSLLLGGALTGLNVRIAAPKGYEPDPKIVQRAEAIASGKSEIVVTQDPVAAAEGAQVVYTDVWASMGQEESADQRIPIFQPYQVNQKLIDHADPEAIILHCLPAHRGEEITAEAIESKRSRVWDQAENRMHAQQALLASLLGWE; via the coding sequence ATGAAACAGCTTCAAGGAAGAGATCTACTGGGCACTGCTGACCTAAACCCTCCAGAAATCACAAGTTTATTAGAACTAGCCCGTCAGCTGAAAAGTAAGGAGTTAGTTATCCAGTGTTCAAAAGTGTTGGGATTGTTATTTTATAAAGCCTCAACTCGTACCAGGGTATCCTTTACTGTCGCGATGTATCGATTGGGAGGTCAGGTAATAGATCTTAATCCTAATGTGACTCAAGTTGGTCGTGGTGAACCGATTGAAGATACGGCTCGAGTCTTAGACCGTTACTTAGATATTTTAGCAATTCGTACCTATGCTCAGGCAGATCTCGAAACATTTGCCAATTATGCCCAAATTCCGATTATTAATGCTTTAACCGATCTCGAACATCCTTGTCAGATTTTGGCGGATTTAATGACGGTTCAAGAATGCTTTGGCTCGTTGCCGGGCAAAACTTTAACTTATTTGGGAGATGGAAATAACATGGCTCATTCTCTATTGTTGGGAGGTGCGCTAACGGGTTTAAATGTAAGAATTGCTGCTCCCAAAGGATATGAACCAGATCCTAAAATTGTTCAACGTGCCGAGGCAATTGCTTCAGGAAAGTCGGAAATTGTCGTCACCCAAGATCCAGTTGCAGCAGCAGAGGGAGCACAGGTAGTCTATACAGACGTTTGGGCAAGCATGGGACAAGAAGAGTCGGCCGATCAAAGAATTCCGATTTTCCAACCCTATCAGGTAAATCAAAAGCTGATCGATCACGCCGACCCTGAAGCAATTATTCTGCACTGTTTACCCGCTCATCGAGGAGAAGAAATTACTGCCGAGGCGATCGAAAGTAAGCGATCGCGAGTATGGGATCAGGCAGAAAACAGAATGCACGCTCAACAGGCATTATTAGCAAGTTTATTGGGTTGGGAGTAG
- the psaK gene encoding photosystem I reaction center subunit PsaK — MVSTFVLAVQYTPSTIDWNPSVALVMIMSNLFCIGIGRYAIQNSGQGPSLPVPKPEVWDKFGLPELLATTSLGHILGAGIILGLGNAGVL; from the coding sequence ATGGTATCTACTTTTGTTTTGGCAGTTCAGTACACTCCTTCAACGATAGATTGGAATCCTTCAGTCGCATTAGTAATGATTATGTCAAATTTATTTTGCATTGGTATTGGTCGCTATGCAATTCAAAATTCGGGACAAGGACCTAGTCTACCAGTACCCAAACCAGAAGTATGGGATAAATTTGGTCTTCCAGAATTATTGGCAACTACTAGTTTAGGTCATATTTTGGGCGCAGGAATTATTCTCGGTTTAGGTAATGCAGGAGTCCTATAA
- a CDS encoding TIGR03792 family protein, with amino-acid sequence MVIEWLKFTVDSQSREQFIQQDEAIWTTSLSTYPGFLGKEVWIEPSAPEQIILTIRWQTREQWKSIPIKDLTTIEQKFATVMSKMNINYTMTESKEFQIRKFPSNQ; translated from the coding sequence ATGGTTATTGAATGGCTCAAATTTACCGTAGATTCTCAATCACGAGAACAGTTTATCCAACAAGATGAAGCAATTTGGACGACTTCTCTGTCGACTTATCCTGGTTTTTTGGGTAAAGAGGTTTGGATTGAACCCAGTGCTCCAGAGCAAATAATTTTGACGATCCGCTGGCAAACTCGTGAACAGTGGAAATCTATCCCCATAAAAGACTTGACTACTATTGAACAAAAATTTGCGACAGTTATGAGCAAAATGAACATCAATTATACAATGACTGAAAGCAAAGAATTTCAAATCCGCAAGTTTCCCTCTAACCAGTAA
- a CDS encoding phosphoribosylanthranilate isomerase: MRVKICGITQIKQGLEIAALGANSLGFICVERSPRYIIPAKIRAIVECLPSQIDKVGVFADHSLREIAEVVSTAKLTAVQLHGAESPEFCVQLRQEMPNGIEIIKAFRIKTPDSLQDTTAYINYVNTLLLDAYHPQMLGGTGQTINWQDLVEFRPSLPWMLAGGLTPDNVAKALSRLKPDGIDLSSGVERSPGDKDLTKVERLFQALKA; encoded by the coding sequence ATGCGAGTTAAAATCTGCGGCATCACTCAAATCAAGCAGGGTTTAGAGATTGCTGCATTAGGGGCAAATAGTTTAGGTTTTATCTGTGTAGAGCGATCGCCTCGCTATATTATCCCAGCCAAAATTAGAGCGATCGTCGAATGTTTACCCAGCCAGATCGATAAGGTGGGAGTATTTGCCGATCATTCTCTAAGAGAAATAGCAGAGGTGGTCAGCACTGCTAAACTAACAGCTGTTCAATTGCATGGCGCCGAATCCCCCGAATTTTGTGTTCAGTTACGCCAAGAAATGCCCAATGGCATTGAAATCATCAAAGCTTTTCGGATTAAAACCCCTGACTCCTTACAAGACACCACAGCTTACATAAATTATGTAAATACTTTATTGCTCGATGCATATCATCCTCAAATGCTTGGCGGTACAGGGCAAACAATTAATTGGCAAGATCTAGTAGAATTTCGACCCAGTTTACCCTGGATGCTAGCTGGAGGATTAACTCCAGATAATGTCGCTAAGGCTTTGTCTCGCTTAAAACCTGACGGGATTGATCTCTCTAGTGGAGTAGAGCGATCGCCTGGAGATAAAGATTTAACTAAAGTAGAACGACTTTTTCAAGCTCTCAAAGCTTAA
- the purD gene encoding phosphoribosylamine--glycine ligase — translation MKVLVVGSGGREHALAWTLLQSPNVGYVFCAPGNGGTATMANCQNLPLAVEDFAGIANAVTENQVALVVVGPEVPLSLGIVDYLRKQNIAVFGPTKAGAQIESSKSWAKEIMTQANVPTAKSATFTDATAAQEYIRTVGAPIVIKADGLAAGKGVIVATTVNEAIAAVTKLLDGNSGKLVIEEFLTGSEVSVLAVTDGKTIRPLAPAQDHKRIGEGDTGNNTGGMGAYSPVPSVTDQLMTKIKQEILQPTLEALKQKNIDYRGVLYAGLMITPTGEPKVIEFNCRFGDPETQVVLPLLDTPLDEILLACVEQRLEQLPPIKWKAGSAVCVVAASGGYPDVYEKGKAIAGIQEAIAQGAIVFHAGTKLSQEQIITDGGRVLGITAVADDFNQAIASVYDAVKSIQFEKMYYRRDIGHRYSQ, via the coding sequence ATGAAAGTATTAGTAGTTGGCAGCGGAGGCAGAGAACATGCTCTTGCCTGGACGTTATTACAATCTCCCAACGTAGGGTACGTTTTTTGTGCTCCTGGTAATGGTGGCACGGCAACAATGGCAAATTGTCAAAACTTGCCTCTAGCAGTAGAGGATTTTGCCGGAATTGCCAATGCAGTGACAGAAAATCAAGTTGCTTTAGTGGTAGTTGGTCCAGAAGTTCCTTTATCTCTGGGAATTGTAGATTATTTAAGAAAACAAAATATTGCTGTGTTTGGTCCTACCAAAGCGGGAGCACAAATAGAATCTAGTAAGTCTTGGGCCAAAGAGATCATGACCCAGGCGAATGTCCCTACTGCTAAATCAGCAACTTTTACCGATGCTACTGCAGCACAAGAATATATTCGTACGGTTGGTGCCCCCATAGTGATTAAAGCAGATGGTTTAGCAGCGGGAAAAGGGGTAATTGTGGCTACTACGGTCAATGAGGCGATCGCTGCTGTTACCAAGCTACTAGATGGTAACTCAGGAAAATTAGTAATTGAAGAGTTTCTCACTGGGTCAGAAGTCTCTGTATTAGCTGTGACCGACGGTAAAACGATTCGTCCTCTAGCTCCTGCCCAAGATCATAAACGCATAGGAGAAGGGGATACAGGCAATAATACTGGGGGAATGGGGGCATATTCTCCTGTGCCATCGGTAACAGACCAACTAATGACAAAAATTAAACAGGAGATACTTCAGCCTACACTCGAAGCCCTGAAACAGAAAAATATTGATTATCGCGGAGTACTATATGCCGGATTAATGATTACCCCTACCGGCGAACCGAAAGTGATTGAATTCAACTGTCGTTTTGGAGATCCAGAAACGCAGGTGGTTTTGCCTCTACTAGATACTCCACTGGATGAAATTTTACTTGCCTGTGTTGAACAAAGATTAGAGCAACTGCCCCCTATCAAATGGAAAGCCGGTAGCGCAGTATGTGTGGTGGCGGCTTCTGGAGGCTATCCTGATGTCTACGAAAAAGGAAAAGCGATCGCTGGTATTCAAGAAGCTATTGCCCAAGGAGCAATTGTCTTTCATGCCGGAACAAAACTAAGCCAAGAGCAGATCATAACTGATGGTGGTAGAGTACTAGGAATTACTGCGGTTGCTGATGATTTCAACCAGGCGATCGCCTCTGTTTATGATGCAGTAAAGTCAATCCAATTTGAGAAAATGTACTATCGTCGTGATATTGGTCATCGCTATAGCCAATAA
- a CDS encoding TlyA family RNA methyltransferase: MAKQRLDKLLVSLKFCNSRALAQRLIRAGKVKVNQEIIDKPGTEVKITAEIEVKEQPPYVSRGGKKLIKALQTFEIEVQDRICLDGGISTGGFTDCLLQSGAKLVYGVDVGYGQVAWSIRTCDRVILKERTNIRYLTADELYGDESRADLGVMDLSFISLTKVLGTLWKLLTLPREVVLLVKPQFEVGQEHIGKKGVVRDPEARAMAIWQVWQTANSLGWQYQGLTVSPITGPAGNVEYLLWLKETNTSELPALDLTQIKQIITKTT, translated from the coding sequence TTGGCAAAACAGCGTTTAGATAAACTCTTAGTGAGTCTTAAATTCTGCAATTCTCGTGCATTAGCACAGCGTTTAATTAGGGCAGGAAAAGTTAAGGTCAATCAAGAAATTATTGATAAACCAGGAACAGAGGTCAAGATAACTGCTGAGATTGAGGTTAAAGAGCAACCTCCTTATGTATCTCGTGGCGGCAAGAAATTAATTAAGGCTCTTCAGACTTTTGAGATTGAGGTGCAAGATAGAATCTGTCTGGACGGAGGGATTTCTACAGGAGGATTTACAGATTGTTTATTGCAATCAGGGGCAAAATTAGTTTACGGGGTAGATGTCGGTTACGGACAAGTAGCCTGGAGTATTCGTACCTGCGATCGCGTTATCTTAAAAGAAAGAACTAATATTAGATATTTAACAGCTGATGAGCTGTATGGGGATGAATCAAGAGCCGATCTGGGAGTAATGGATTTATCTTTTATTTCGTTAACTAAGGTATTAGGAACTCTGTGGAAATTACTAACCTTGCCCCGAGAAGTAGTCTTATTAGTTAAACCTCAGTTTGAAGTCGGACAAGAACATATCGGTAAAAAAGGTGTAGTGCGCGATCCTGAAGCTAGAGCGATGGCTATCTGGCAAGTGTGGCAAACAGCAAATTCATTGGGGTGGCAGTATCAAGGGCTAACTGTTTCTCCCATTACGGGGCCGGCAGGTAATGTAGAGTATTTATTGTGGTTAAAAGAAACTAATACTTCAGAATTACCTGCCTTAGATCTGACCCAAATTAAACAGATAATTACAAAAACAACTTAG
- a CDS encoding FHA domain-containing protein, with protein sequence MITLTLLHPLQSVAVQSWAFNDEPSIKIGRATNNQVVLYSAVVSRHHVEIRKSGDEDWEIVNLGSNGTYVDGKRIEQTKAVDGMIVRLASSGPKILIKIESLSDQEQSQSSGEQSRTKRQPKGAKDTLIS encoded by the coding sequence GTGATTACATTAACTCTATTACATCCTCTTCAATCGGTGGCAGTTCAAAGCTGGGCTTTTAATGATGAACCCAGTATTAAGATTGGTCGTGCGACCAATAATCAGGTTGTTCTTTATAGTGCTGTTGTATCTCGTCATCATGTTGAAATTAGAAAATCAGGGGACGAAGATTGGGAAATTGTGAACCTAGGCTCAAATGGTACTTATGTTGACGGGAAGCGTATTGAGCAGACTAAAGCAGTTGACGGGATGATAGTGCGCTTAGCTAGTTCTGGCCCCAAAATTCTCATTAAAATCGAATCTTTATCAGATCAAGAACAATCCCAATCCTCTGGTGAGCAATCCAGGACCAAGCGGCAACCCAAAGGTGCCAAAGACACTCTCATCAGCTAA
- a CDS encoding alpha/beta hydrolase — protein MMLSSFVTLLNNRRGIEASRTFQSLGRNSKPFWSRFTVGAFHLVCCVGFLGCLTNKVVGAEDIILNYGFLEFSLSVDSLETYATEGKIEGELKSYAGYLSPEQLKQFQVGLTTSADFSHLAIAQFLYSYQGEKILERFSRVIETKARQPGFYAIRSALILAAADRENGGLTPLNVLKKFPTNALRVDSRQGIKIIKDLSRVVQRNSQAISAVEQAALKERQQYAAGTYGVRNLDLLRSGKYRYRKQVLTMEDRSRNRNFPVELYLPQIKKKPTLPLIIISHGLGSDLTSFAYFAQHLASHGFAVAVPEHPGSSASQIEKLLSGLDSDVTPPEELIDRPLDIKFLLDELAKNYGNKIDTNNVGMIGQSFGAYTTLAIAGAELNFTTLAQNCLDSDDSWNLSLLIQCLALQIPETETEVNLKDQRITSAIAINPLVSSVFGQKSLRQLDIPVMLVSGSSDPITPALSEQIIPFTWLKTPEKYLVLLKGGTHFSTLNESAGSIPVPAKAIGPDPKIAQDYMKQLGLAFFSTYVTQQSIYENYLNSEYGLIISKRLMPLRLITSLERKSLQLKSSNIK, from the coding sequence ATGATGCTCTCTTCATTCGTTACCTTATTAAATAACCGACGTGGTATTGAAGCTAGTCGGACATTTCAGTCTCTGGGAAGAAACTCTAAGCCTTTTTGGTCACGTTTTACCGTTGGGGCTTTTCATCTAGTTTGTTGTGTTGGTTTTTTGGGATGCTTGACAAATAAAGTGGTGGGAGCAGAAGATATTATTTTAAACTATGGATTTCTAGAATTTTCCTTATCTGTAGACTCACTAGAAACTTATGCCACTGAAGGCAAAATAGAAGGAGAATTAAAGAGTTATGCAGGGTATCTTTCTCCAGAACAATTAAAGCAGTTTCAGGTCGGCTTGACCACTAGTGCCGATTTTAGTCATCTAGCGATCGCTCAATTTCTTTATTCTTATCAAGGAGAAAAAATTTTAGAGCGCTTTTCTCGGGTTATTGAAACGAAGGCTCGTCAACCAGGTTTTTATGCCATTCGTTCAGCTTTAATTCTGGCAGCAGCAGATCGAGAAAATGGAGGACTAACCCCCCTTAACGTTCTCAAAAAGTTCCCTACTAATGCTCTTAGGGTTGATTCTCGTCAAGGAATAAAAATTATCAAGGATTTAAGTCGGGTTGTTCAAAGAAATAGTCAGGCAATCTCTGCTGTCGAACAAGCAGCACTAAAGGAAAGACAACAGTATGCTGCGGGGACCTATGGGGTAAGAAACCTAGATCTGTTGAGGTCAGGAAAGTATCGCTATCGTAAGCAAGTTTTAACCATGGAGGATCGCAGTCGAAACCGTAACTTTCCGGTTGAACTTTATTTACCTCAAATCAAAAAAAAGCCAACCCTGCCCCTAATCATTATTTCCCATGGTTTGGGTAGCGATTTGACTAGTTTTGCTTACTTTGCCCAACACCTTGCTTCTCATGGTTTTGCCGTTGCTGTGCCAGAACATCCAGGAAGTAGTGCTAGTCAAATTGAAAAACTTTTAAGTGGTTTAGATAGTGATGTAACTCCGCCTGAAGAGTTAATTGATCGTCCTCTAGATATTAAGTTTTTGCTGGATGAATTAGCTAAGAACTATGGCAATAAAATTGATACTAATAATGTGGGGATGATCGGTCAGTCTTTTGGCGCGTATACTACTTTGGCGATCGCTGGGGCTGAATTGAATTTCACCACTTTAGCCCAAAACTGTCTTGACTCTGATGATTCCTGGAACTTATCTCTGCTGATCCAATGTCTAGCTTTACAGATCCCAGAAACAGAAACAGAAGTTAATCTCAAAGACCAGCGTATCACTTCGGCGATCGCCATAAATCCCCTTGTCAGTAGTGTGTTTGGTCAGAAAAGTCTCCGTCAGCTCGATATTCCTGTCATGCTGGTCTCAGGAAGTTCCGATCCCATCACTCCTGCTTTGTCAGAGCAAATAATTCCCTTTACTTGGCTAAAAACTCCAGAAAAATACTTGGTCTTACTCAAAGGTGGTACACATTTTTCGACACTCAACGAATCGGCAGGTAGTATACCTGTTCCTGCTAAGGCGATCGGACCCGATCCTAAAATAGCCCAAGACTACATGAAACAATTGGGCTTGGCTTTTTTTAGCACTTACGTTACCCAACAATCAATTTATGAAAATTATCTCAATTCAGAATATGGCTTGATCATTAGTAAAAGATTAATGCCTTTACGTCTAATAACATCTCTGGAAAGAAAATCTTTGCAGTTAAAATCTAGCAACATCAAATAG